The Niallia alba genome includes a window with the following:
- the safA gene encoding SafA/ExsA family spore coat assembly protein produces the protein MKKIMAMVSLFLCLVTLPTMVFADTYTVKSGDSMWKIAVKYQIGLREIIAANPHISNPSLIYPNQKLTIPNIDSIKTVEREVIRLCNVERQKNGLPALTENWELSRVARDKSMDMAQKKYFSHTSPTYGSPFDMMKAYGISYKSAGENIAQGQTSAQAVVQAWMNSSGHRANILSKSFTQIGVGYYQSGNYWTQMFISK, from the coding sequence ATGAAAAAAATAATGGCAATGGTTAGTTTATTTTTATGTTTAGTAACACTTCCAACGATGGTATTCGCTGATACATATACCGTTAAAAGCGGAGATTCCATGTGGAAAATAGCGGTGAAATATCAAATCGGCTTACGAGAAATTATTGCTGCAAACCCGCACATTTCAAACCCTAGTTTAATTTATCCTAATCAAAAATTAACGATTCCTAATATCGATTCTATTAAAACAGTAGAACGTGAAGTCATTAGACTTTGCAATGTGGAGCGGCAAAAAAATGGCCTTCCTGCATTGACAGAAAACTGGGAATTATCGCGCGTAGCAAGAGATAAATCAATGGATATGGCGCAAAAAAAATATTTTAGTCATACAAGTCCAACATACGGATCACCATTTGATATGATGAAAGCATATGGAATTAGTTATAAATCTGCTGGAGAAAATATTGCCCAAGGACAAACAAGTGCCCAAGCGGTTGTTCAGGCTTGGATGAACTCCAGTGGTCACCGCGCCAATATACTAAGCAAAAGCTTTACACAAATTGGCGTAGGTTATTACCAAAGCGGAAACTATTGGACACAAATGTTTATATCAAAATAA
- a CDS encoding BglG family transcription antiterminator, which translates to MNDRQKVLLQTLLSNEGETWNIMELSERLACSEKTVRNDLGKIEQLLNKFPSAKLKRQPGIGITLEINREDRSGLLQQLFFNNQKAMEERIVEIAYLLLVSQNPITLQSLAERYYAPKTTIKKEMEIIEKWLADYGLELISKPRLGNILLGTEFQRRSALAHLSQLLSSVFVEKNYVLDLFLPYEITSVKQALQKMQNYFEIQFMDETFDSLVVHALIIVKRTRQKSPITVIEKDKAYVKDYKEYEWAGMFFKQLENSFSMKFPENECIYFTWHLISGKRVGDLEEHAFFQDAQLLGIIHNLTERLSELTAYSFEKDSILTEGLAVHMYSVISRMKYGFPVSNPLLADIKKMYPYMFNMVIFALEEIKNTYDLDVPEDEAAFLVLHFQASIERLEGNSGKMKNSLIVCHLGVGISHLLEAKIKQHYADIHILACIGKKSIDEFLKNNNIDFIISTVSLKELPVPYVVISPLLEEKDKDKLNQFLQQVEANQESNRKDSKQLSKLVRGDLVQLEIDKGHPYEVIEMLGNLLFQKGLIEKEFIHSALNRERKSATAIGGNIAIPHGDPEMVIQSSIAVAILKEPIQWGNEYVAVIFLLAISKQDQNLNRAVIGQLASYSENLEFSNRIAKLTDVKSVLDYIQ; encoded by the coding sequence ATGAACGATAGACAAAAAGTTCTACTTCAAACTTTACTTTCAAATGAAGGGGAAACTTGGAATATAATGGAGCTTTCCGAACGATTAGCCTGTTCAGAAAAAACCGTGCGTAATGATTTAGGTAAGATAGAACAACTATTAAATAAATTCCCCAGTGCAAAACTAAAACGTCAGCCGGGAATAGGCATAACTCTTGAAATTAACAGAGAAGACAGGTCTGGTCTTCTACAACAATTATTTTTCAATAACCAGAAAGCAATGGAAGAGCGGATAGTTGAGATTGCTTATTTATTACTTGTTTCACAGAATCCAATTACTTTACAAAGTTTAGCAGAACGCTATTATGCACCAAAGACCACGATAAAAAAAGAAATGGAAATTATTGAAAAATGGTTGGCCGATTATGGATTAGAACTGATTTCCAAGCCTCGATTGGGAAATATCCTTCTTGGCACAGAATTTCAGAGAAGAAGTGCTTTAGCCCATCTATCGCAGCTATTGTCTTCTGTTTTTGTTGAAAAAAATTATGTTCTTGATTTGTTTTTACCATATGAAATTACTTCCGTTAAACAAGCTTTACAAAAAATGCAAAATTACTTTGAAATTCAATTTATGGATGAAACATTCGATAGTTTAGTTGTTCATGCACTTATTATTGTGAAGCGAACACGACAAAAATCACCTATTACGGTAATAGAGAAAGATAAAGCCTATGTTAAAGATTATAAAGAATACGAATGGGCAGGCATGTTCTTTAAGCAATTGGAAAATTCTTTTTCTATGAAATTTCCAGAGAATGAATGCATCTATTTTACTTGGCATTTAATTAGTGGCAAAAGGGTAGGGGACTTAGAAGAGCATGCTTTTTTTCAAGATGCTCAATTGCTTGGTATTATTCATAACCTAACGGAAAGGTTAAGTGAATTAACTGCTTATTCTTTTGAAAAGGATTCCATTCTTACGGAAGGGCTGGCTGTTCACATGTATTCTGTTATCAGCCGCATGAAATATGGTTTTCCGGTTAGTAACCCTCTTTTAGCAGACATAAAGAAAATGTATCCCTATATGTTTAATATGGTGATTTTTGCTTTAGAAGAAATTAAAAACACGTATGATTTAGATGTACCTGAAGACGAAGCAGCATTCCTAGTACTTCATTTTCAAGCCTCGATTGAGCGATTAGAAGGTAATAGCGGAAAAATGAAAAATTCGCTTATCGTTTGCCATCTTGGAGTGGGGATTTCCCACTTGTTGGAAGCGAAAATTAAACAACATTATGCAGATATTCATATATTGGCTTGTATTGGCAAGAAATCTATCGATGAATTTTTAAAAAATAATAATATTGACTTTATTATTTCTACTGTCTCTCTTAAAGAGCTTCCTGTTCCCTATGTAGTTATTTCTCCCTTACTAGAAGAAAAAGATAAGGATAAACTGAACCAATTTCTCCAACAAGTCGAAGCGAATCAAGAAAGCAACCGTAAAGATAGTAAACAACTGTCAAAACTAGTTCGTGGTGACTTAGTACAGTTGGAAATTGATAAAGGTCATCCATATGAAGTAATTGAAATGTTAGGGAATCTATTGTTCCAAAAAGGGCTGATTGAGAAGGAATTTATTCATAGTGCGCTTAATAGAGAAAGAAAGTCAGCTACAGCAATAGGGGGGAATATCGCTATTCCTCATGGTGATCCAGAAATGGTCATTCAGTCTTCGATCGCAGTCGCAATTTTAAAAGAACCAATTCAATGGGGAAATGAATATGTTGCTGTCATATTTCTGTTAGCTATCTCAAAACAAGATCAAAACCTAAATCGAGCAGTGATTGGGCAACTCGCATCCTACAGTGAAAATCTTGAGTTTTCAAACAGAATAGCGAAACTAACAGACGTCAAAAGTGTCCTTGACTATATTCAATAA
- a CDS encoding PTS fructose transporter subunit IIABC, with protein sequence MKILAITACPVGIAHTYMAAENLQKAGEELGVDIKVETQGSIGVENALTEQDIKEADGIIIAADKEVPKERFIGKKVIIAGVKEGIRNPHELIKRLQNGDVPVYRAELKSADEIKGERKSKENPIYKHLMNGVSYMVPFIVVGGLLIALALTLGGEQTPGGIVIPEDSIWKQIESLGGTAFMFMVPILAGFIAVSIADRPGLVPGMIGGYIAANGSFYGSEAGAGFIGGIIAGFLAGYIALGIKKIKVPKAIQPVMPIIFIPIVSSVIVGLLFIFVIGAPVAQVFEGLTSMLAGMQGASSILLALILGAMIAVDMGGPFNKVAFLFGSAMIAEGNYEIMGPIAVAIGIPPIGMGLATFINKKKYLPNEREAGKASFTMGLFGITEGAIPFAAQDPLRVIPSIMAGSMVGSVIAMIGNVGNKVAHGGPIVAILGAVDNVVMFFIAAIVGVLVTAFMVNALKKEVAVDVPVKKGTDKREVAATKEETDEAVEITKLTDIVSEELISTDLLGETQDEVIDELIQKFEKAGILYSKEEYKKAILEREAQSSTGLGMNIALPHGKSNAVKRPAVAFGIKRSGVDWNSLDGTDAKLIFMIAVPEQSAGDAHLKILQMLSRKLMDENFREKLLKVNSKSEAIILLDEIQ encoded by the coding sequence ATGAAGATTTTAGCGATTACGGCTTGTCCAGTTGGTATTGCTCACACATATATGGCAGCAGAAAATCTCCAAAAGGCTGGGGAAGAATTGGGTGTAGATATTAAAGTAGAAACCCAAGGCTCTATTGGTGTGGAAAATGCTTTAACAGAACAAGATATAAAAGAAGCGGATGGCATTATTATTGCAGCAGATAAAGAAGTTCCAAAAGAGCGCTTTATTGGTAAAAAAGTCATTATTGCTGGTGTTAAAGAAGGGATTCGCAATCCACATGAATTAATTAAAAGACTTCAAAATGGAGATGTACCAGTATATCGAGCAGAATTAAAATCAGCTGATGAAATAAAAGGAGAACGAAAATCAAAAGAAAATCCCATTTATAAGCATTTAATGAATGGTGTATCTTATATGGTTCCATTTATTGTTGTCGGCGGTTTGCTGATCGCACTTGCCCTTACACTTGGCGGGGAACAAACACCAGGGGGAATAGTCATACCAGAAGATTCGATTTGGAAACAGATTGAAAGTCTTGGTGGCACAGCCTTTATGTTTATGGTACCAATTTTAGCTGGATTTATTGCCGTAAGTATAGCAGACCGTCCAGGACTTGTACCTGGGATGATCGGTGGTTATATTGCTGCGAACGGTAGTTTTTACGGCAGTGAAGCTGGTGCAGGGTTTATTGGAGGAATTATTGCCGGTTTCTTAGCGGGTTATATTGCATTAGGTATTAAAAAGATTAAAGTCCCAAAAGCAATACAACCAGTCATGCCAATTATTTTTATCCCAATTGTATCATCTGTTATTGTTGGACTATTATTCATTTTTGTTATAGGAGCTCCTGTAGCACAAGTTTTTGAAGGATTAACTAGTATGCTAGCAGGCATGCAAGGAGCAAGTTCCATTTTATTAGCACTTATTCTTGGAGCGATGATTGCCGTAGATATGGGTGGTCCATTTAATAAAGTTGCATTCTTGTTTGGGTCAGCAATGATTGCAGAAGGTAACTATGAGATTATGGGACCAATTGCAGTTGCAATCGGTATACCACCAATTGGAATGGGACTTGCGACATTTATAAACAAGAAGAAGTACCTTCCAAATGAAAGGGAGGCAGGGAAAGCGTCATTTACCATGGGACTGTTTGGTATTACAGAAGGAGCAATTCCATTTGCTGCTCAAGATCCATTACGTGTAATTCCTAGTATTATGGCTGGTTCAATGGTTGGTTCTGTTATTGCCATGATTGGAAATGTAGGTAATAAAGTAGCACATGGTGGTCCAATTGTAGCCATATTAGGTGCAGTAGATAATGTAGTTATGTTTTTTATTGCGGCAATCGTTGGGGTATTAGTTACTGCCTTCATGGTCAATGCATTGAAAAAAGAAGTGGCTGTTGATGTTCCGGTGAAAAAGGGAACGGATAAAAGAGAAGTTGCAGCAACAAAAGAAGAGACAGACGAAGCGGTTGAAATAACGAAATTAACAGACATTGTAAGCGAAGAATTAATTTCTACAGATTTACTAGGAGAAACACAAGATGAGGTAATAGATGAGCTCATTCAAAAGTTTGAAAAAGCTGGTATATTATACTCCAAGGAAGAATATAAAAAAGCTATTTTAGAGCGAGAGGCACAAAGTTCTACCGGTTTAGGAATGAACATCGCGCTTCCACATGGAAAGTCGAATGCAGTTAAACGTCCTGCGGTTGCTTTTGGAATAAAGCGAAGTGGTGTGGACTGGAATAGTTTAGATGGGACAGACGCTAAATTAATCTTTATGATTGCTGTACCAGAACAAAGTGCAGGCGACGCTCATTTGAAAATATTGCAAATGTTATCACGTAAATTAATGGATGAGAACTTTAGAGAAAAATTACTTAAAGTTAATTCCAAATCAGAAGCGATTATTTTGTTAGATGAAATACAATAA
- a CDS encoding threonine aldolase family protein translates to MYSFNNDYSEGAHPRILQALVESNLQQEIGYGQDSFTNKAAEVLKAKMNSDEVDVHLLVGGTQTNLIAISAFLRPHEAAIAASTGHIFVHETGAIEATGHKVITVDAKHGKLTPSLVQSVLDEHTDEHMVKPKLVYISNSTEIGTIYSKSELEQLSQFCQINNLIFYMDGARLGSALCAKDNDLVLSDFPKLLDAFYIGGTKNGALMGEALVIKNDSLKADFRYHIKQKGAMLAKGRLLGIQFYELFKDDLFFELAEYANKMAERLNRALAEKGYRFLTPSSTNQVFPIFSNEKITMLQKNYQFNIWEKIDKDHSAIRLVTSWATKEAEVEAFIKEI, encoded by the coding sequence ATGTATAGTTTTAATAATGATTACAGTGAAGGAGCGCATCCTAGAATTTTACAAGCATTAGTAGAATCCAATTTACAACAAGAAATAGGATATGGGCAAGATTCCTTTACAAACAAAGCAGCAGAAGTTTTGAAAGCTAAAATGAATAGTGATGAGGTAGATGTTCATCTCTTAGTTGGAGGAACGCAAACAAATCTGATTGCCATATCTGCCTTTTTAAGACCACATGAAGCGGCAATTGCCGCAAGTACTGGGCATATTTTTGTTCATGAAACAGGAGCCATTGAAGCAACAGGTCATAAAGTTATTACTGTTGATGCAAAACATGGTAAGCTGACACCAAGTTTAGTGCAAAGTGTACTTGATGAGCATACGGATGAACATATGGTAAAGCCAAAGTTAGTATACATATCTAATTCGACTGAAATTGGAACGATTTATTCAAAGAGTGAGCTTGAACAATTAAGTCAATTTTGTCAAATAAACAATTTGATTTTCTATATGGATGGAGCGCGACTAGGGTCTGCTCTTTGTGCAAAAGACAATGATCTGGTGTTAAGTGATTTTCCTAAATTACTAGATGCTTTTTACATTGGTGGTACGAAAAATGGAGCATTAATGGGAGAAGCTTTAGTGATAAAGAATGATTCCTTGAAGGCGGATTTTCGTTATCATATTAAGCAAAAAGGAGCAATGCTAGCAAAAGGAAGATTGTTGGGAATCCAATTTTATGAGCTATTTAAGGATGATCTCTTCTTCGAATTAGCTGAATACGCTAATAAGATGGCAGAAAGACTAAATAGAGCATTGGCAGAGAAAGGCTATCGCTTTTTAACACCATCTTCTACTAATCAGGTATTTCCGATTTTTTCTAACGAAAAGATTACAATGCTACAGAAGAATTATCAATTCAACATTTGGGAAAAAATTGATAAAGATCATTCTGCAATTCGACTTGTCACTTCATGGGCAACGAAAGAAGCAGAAGTTGAAGCCTTTATAAAGGAAATATAA
- a CDS encoding polysaccharide deacetylase family protein, translating to MKKIAIMFFLLFIIFPPIGSAQRKIPILVYHSIDEFHGQGSKELYVTPTNFEKQMIYLRDHGFSLLTLEKWQDIYTKEKPIFITLDDGYKNNLKVYDIFQKIKNNHFIPSATMFVITDFIGNANRLSNTELKRLADSGLISVQSHTATHPDLTKTTDYKQELKDSKETIEKITGKEVIALSYPYGNIDSKTIDEVKKYYSFGLTTTPELYLEKGIKNEHYLLPRVYIKHSTTLEEFADIVEGK from the coding sequence ATGAAAAAAATCGCCATTATGTTTTTCCTACTATTTATTATTTTCCCACCCATCGGATCGGCTCAACGAAAGATACCTATCTTGGTTTATCATTCCATTGATGAATTCCATGGCCAAGGTTCAAAAGAATTGTATGTCACTCCTACTAATTTTGAGAAACAAATGATCTATTTGCGTGATCATGGATTTAGTTTGTTAACATTAGAAAAATGGCAGGATATTTATACAAAGGAAAAGCCTATTTTCATTACTTTGGATGACGGCTATAAAAATAATTTAAAGGTGTATGACATTTTCCAAAAGATAAAAAATAATCATTTTATCCCATCTGCAACGATGTTTGTTATAACAGATTTTATCGGAAATGCAAATAGGTTATCTAATACAGAGTTAAAAAGATTAGCCGATTCTGGTTTAATATCGGTTCAATCTCATACTGCCACACATCCTGATTTAACGAAAACGACAGATTATAAACAGGAACTAAAAGATTCGAAAGAAACAATCGAAAAAATAACAGGAAAGGAAGTTATTGCTCTTTCTTATCCATATGGAAATATTGATTCTAAAACAATTGATGAAGTAAAGAAGTACTATTCTTTTGGATTAACGACAACTCCGGAATTATATTTAGAAAAGGGAATAAAGAATGAACACTATTTATTGCCTAGAGTTTATATTAAGCATTCTACTACGTTAGAGGAGTTTGCAGACATAGTGGAGGGGAAATGA
- a CDS encoding solute symporter family protein, which produces MNPIALMLFVIIVVITLIITYWAAKRTNTTSEFYTAGGGLTGWQNGLAIAGDYLSAASFLGIAGAIALTGFDGFFYSIGYLVAYLVVLYIVAEPLRNLGKYTIADMINARFDQKKVRGVAALSTITIVIFYMIAQLVGAGALIQLLLGIDYWLAVLIVGVMMTIYVLFGGMTATSWVQIIKAVLLMLGTVVISFLVLAKFNFNILTMFDEIKTLTPLGEKYINPGVKYTNSLDTISMMAALVLGTAGLPHILMRFFTVKDAKTARSSVVTATWVIGIFYILTIFLGFGAAAFVGAADIMEANTAGNMAAPLLAHALGGDFLMSFVSAVAFATILAVVAGLVLSGASAFAHDIYGQIIKKGKVTEKQQMKAARYASVAVAILSIILALFAQKMNVAFLVSLAFCVAASANLPVIIFTIYWKKFNTAGAITGVITGLVTALVLVAISPSVLNPDPGVAILTGTAIFPLTNPAIVSIPAGFLGAFIGTILSTKRDEKKYAEVIVKANTGMK; this is translated from the coding sequence ATGAATCCAATCGCCTTAATGTTATTCGTCATTATTGTCGTTATTACCCTTATCATTACATATTGGGCAGCAAAAAGAACCAACACAACAAGTGAATTTTACACAGCTGGTGGTGGCTTAACCGGCTGGCAAAATGGGTTGGCCATTGCTGGTGATTATTTATCTGCTGCCTCATTTCTTGGCATTGCAGGAGCCATTGCATTAACTGGTTTTGATGGATTCTTCTATTCCATCGGATACTTAGTAGCATATTTAGTTGTTCTTTATATTGTTGCCGAGCCACTAAGAAATTTAGGCAAATATACCATTGCCGATATGATAAATGCCCGCTTTGATCAGAAAAAAGTGAGAGGGGTGGCTGCACTAAGTACGATTACCATCGTAATCTTTTACATGATCGCCCAATTAGTTGGAGCCGGTGCGCTTATACAGCTATTATTAGGTATCGATTATTGGCTGGCTGTCTTAATTGTAGGGGTAATGATGACCATTTATGTATTATTCGGCGGTATGACTGCTACAAGCTGGGTACAAATCATTAAAGCCGTCCTCTTAATGCTTGGAACAGTTGTCATCTCCTTCCTTGTCCTTGCAAAATTCAACTTTAACATCCTTACAATGTTTGACGAAATCAAAACACTTACACCATTAGGAGAAAAATATATTAATCCTGGCGTGAAGTATACAAATTCTCTTGATACTATCTCCATGATGGCGGCACTTGTTTTGGGAACTGCAGGTCTTCCTCATATTTTAATGCGTTTCTTTACCGTAAAGGATGCAAAAACAGCTAGAAGCTCTGTTGTAACGGCAACTTGGGTGATTGGTATTTTCTATATCTTAACCATCTTTCTAGGCTTTGGAGCTGCTGCTTTTGTTGGCGCTGCTGATATTATGGAAGCTAATACAGCTGGGAATATGGCGGCTCCATTATTGGCACATGCGCTTGGTGGTGACTTCCTCATGAGTTTTGTTTCTGCTGTGGCATTTGCGACCATTTTAGCTGTTGTTGCAGGACTTGTTTTATCAGGCGCTTCTGCTTTTGCCCATGATATTTACGGACAAATTATAAAAAAAGGCAAGGTAACAGAAAAACAACAAATGAAAGCTGCACGCTATGCTTCTGTTGCTGTAGCCATTCTTTCTATTATCCTTGCACTATTTGCCCAAAAAATGAATGTAGCCTTTCTTGTATCCCTTGCATTTTGTGTAGCAGCCAGTGCCAATTTACCAGTTATTATTTTTACAATCTACTGGAAAAAATTCAATACAGCTGGTGCTATTACTGGTGTAATAACTGGATTAGTTACTGCGTTAGTATTAGTAGCAATTAGCCCAAGTGTACTAAATCCAGATCCTGGTGTCGCTATTTTAACAGGAACTGCTATATTCCCGTTAACAAATCCAGCTATCGTTTCTATTCCTGCAGGTTTCCTTGGAGCATTTATTGGGACTATTCTTTCCACTAAACGAGACGAGAAAAAATATGCAGAAGTGATTGTAAAAGCGAATACAGGAATGAAGTAA
- a CDS encoding DUF485 domain-containing protein, translating to MSNLAKDAKKQSEPYDFVQIANSSKFKQLMSQKKRFLIPLTVFFLLFYFMLPILTSYTTILNKPAIGSITWTWVYAFAQFIMTWVLCMIYVRKAIKFDHLAAEIVEENKLEGAKNE from the coding sequence ATGAGTAATTTGGCCAAAGATGCAAAAAAGCAATCGGAGCCTTACGATTTCGTACAAATTGCCAATAGCTCTAAATTTAAACAATTAATGTCCCAAAAGAAAAGATTTCTAATACCTCTAACAGTCTTCTTCTTACTCTTTTATTTTATGTTGCCTATTTTAACTTCTTACACGACTATCTTAAATAAACCTGCAATTGGATCCATCACATGGACATGGGTATATGCGTTTGCACAATTTATTATGACTTGGGTGCTATGTATGATTTATGTCCGAAAAGCAATAAAATTTGATCATTTAGCTGCTGAGATTGTGGAAGAAAATAAGCTGGAAGGAGCTAAAAATGAATGA
- a CDS encoding 5-methyltetrahydropteroyltriglutamate--homocysteine S-methyltransferase gives MTKTIIKAPFRADHVGSLLRPQSIHDARKKFAEGAITAEELRTVETEEIKRIVDKQIEVGLQAVTDGEFRRRFWHTDFMEHLNGVEGYVPDHGYKFKGVETEAYDVRVIGKVSFDPDHPHLKDFKEFYEIVGDRAVAKMTIPSPNQFFNAGIRNEEIYPEIDDFAKDIIQAYRDAVQAFYEAGCRYLQFDDVYIAGLCAPELPFAKSELERQELIDLALSVVNGVLEGKPEDLIVTTHLCRGNYQSAWAFEGPYDKIAPSFFAKEKVDGFFLEYDDERSGGFKPLEFVPNGGAQVVLGVFTSKTGELEDKEAIKTRVEEASKYVSLEQLCISPQCGFASTHHGNKLTEEEQWNKLKYIVDVAKEIWE, from the coding sequence ATGACAAAAACAATTATTAAAGCACCATTCAGAGCAGACCATGTAGGAAGTTTACTTCGTCCTCAATCAATTCATGATGCTAGAAAGAAGTTTGCTGAAGGAGCTATTACAGCTGAGGAACTACGTACAGTTGAAACGGAAGAAATCAAACGAATTGTAGACAAGCAAATTGAAGTTGGTCTTCAGGCAGTTACAGATGGCGAGTTCCGCCGCCGCTTCTGGCATACTGATTTCATGGAGCATTTAAATGGAGTAGAAGGCTATGTACCTGACCATGGTTACAAATTTAAAGGGGTTGAAACAGAAGCGTATGATGTACGTGTTATAGGAAAAGTATCTTTTGATCCTGATCACCCACATTTAAAAGATTTTAAGGAATTCTATGAGATTGTTGGAGACCGTGCAGTCGCAAAAATGACCATTCCAAGTCCAAATCAATTTTTCAATGCAGGCATCCGCAATGAAGAAATTTATCCAGAAATTGATGATTTTGCGAAAGATATTATCCAAGCCTATCGGGATGCGGTGCAAGCATTTTATGAGGCTGGTTGTCGTTATTTACAATTTGATGATGTATACATCGCAGGGCTTTGTGCACCAGAACTACCATTTGCAAAAAGTGAGCTAGAAAGACAAGAATTAATCGATTTAGCCTTAAGTGTAGTTAATGGAGTTCTAGAAGGAAAACCAGAAGACCTAATAGTGACAACCCACCTTTGCCGTGGAAACTATCAATCTGCTTGGGCATTTGAAGGTCCATACGATAAAATTGCCCCTAGCTTTTTTGCAAAGGAAAAAGTAGATGGTTTCTTTTTAGAGTATGATGATGAGCGCTCTGGTGGTTTCAAACCGCTTGAGTTTGTTCCAAATGGTGGAGCACAAGTAGTTTTAGGTGTATTTACTTCGAAAACTGGAGAATTAGAGGATAAAGAGGCGATCAAAACACGTGTAGAGGAAGCATCTAAATATGTTTCTCTTGAACAGCTTTGCATTAGTCCACAATGTGGATTTGCTTCTACTCACCATGGAAATAAATTAACAGAAGAAGAGCAATGGAATAAATTGAAATACATTGTTGATGTGGCAAAAGAGATTTGGGAATAA
- a CDS encoding HAMP domain-containing sensor histidine kinase, with protein sequence MRDFFTKRLSLAITLVMFVFGVMVATVLVAAVITFALQHLGIISNHSQLPVFPLITFLGFCILLGTSLTAFLSKKALNPIRTVIDATHKVAGGDFSVQVNIKGIGELEELSHSFNKMTQELSGIETLRSDFVNNFSHEFKTPIVSLRGFAKLLKENNLTEVERQEYLDIIITESERLAALSTNVLILSKYENLEIITEKAPFRLDEQIRKTIVLMEPKWSAKEILLNVELDEVIFNGNEDLTQQIWLNLLDNAIKFSDSGGKIDITLTNTKEEICFLIRDNGPGMDEHTKKHLFDKFYQGDTSHSQSGNGLGLALVKRIVELCDGRIYAESEKGKGSTFIVRLLA encoded by the coding sequence ATGAGAGATTTTTTTACAAAACGATTAAGTCTTGCAATTACGTTAGTGATGTTTGTGTTTGGCGTTATGGTGGCTACAGTATTAGTGGCGGCTGTCATTACTTTCGCTTTGCAGCATTTAGGTATTATTTCGAATCATAGCCAACTTCCAGTGTTTCCACTCATTACTTTTTTAGGCTTTTGTATCTTACTTGGTACATCTCTTACTGCCTTTCTCAGTAAAAAAGCGTTAAACCCAATCCGCACGGTGATTGATGCTACTCATAAAGTTGCTGGAGGCGATTTTTCTGTACAAGTTAACATAAAAGGCATTGGAGAATTAGAAGAATTATCTCATAGCTTTAATAAAATGACCCAAGAGCTGTCAGGAATTGAAACACTTCGGAGTGACTTTGTAAATAATTTTTCCCATGAATTCAAAACACCTATTGTTTCATTACGAGGGTTTGCGAAATTACTTAAAGAAAATAACTTAACCGAAGTAGAAAGACAAGAATACCTTGACATTATCATTACCGAATCTGAGCGATTAGCCGCTCTTTCTACAAATGTACTTATCCTTTCAAAGTATGAAAATCTTGAGATTATTACTGAAAAAGCGCCCTTTCGACTAGATGAGCAAATCCGAAAAACAATTGTGTTAATGGAACCAAAATGGTCTGCAAAGGAAATACTCCTAAATGTTGAGCTTGATGAAGTTATCTTTAACGGAAATGAAGACTTGACCCAGCAAATCTGGCTAAATCTTTTAGACAATGCCATCAAGTTTTCAGATTCAGGAGGAAAAATAGATATAACTCTTACTAACACAAAGGAAGAAATTTGTTTCTTGATTCGAGATAATGGTCCTGGGATGGATGAGCATACCAAAAAACATCTTTTTGATAAATTTTATCAAGGCGACACCTCTCATTCCCAATCAGGGAATGGATTAGGGTTGGCACTTGTAAAAAGAATTGTGGAACTGTGTGATGGGAGGATTTATGCGGAGAGTGAGAAAGGAAAAGGAAGTACATTTATTGTAAGATTATTAGCTTAA